The region TTCTCTTGCTAGAACGAGTGGTGCTTGGATGAGTATTCCTTCGATATAGTGACTGCATTATAGATTACAGAAGTTCTTGCCATTTTTAAGTTCAACTTTTTGATCGGATGAAAAATGTCTAACTGCTGATCATTTTGTTTTGCTCGATAAAGTCAACTTTTTAGGAAGTGATGATAAGTCAGTAGTTAGTACTGTCACAGCTCTCCCTTAGTGGCTGTTCGGATATAGGGAATTATATGTGAGATTTTAGAAAACGAGTTTTTGGAGGATTTGTAGGAAAACCAGTTTTGGTTTGTTATTCTGTTAAGGTAAGTACATACAATACCTTGTTTGGATGGGAAAATAGAAAAACACGATTTTGAGTTCTTCGTTTTCGGGGGAATAGAAAAACAATTCATGGAGGTGCGGTGCTTCGGCTCGCTCTTGGCACCTACACGCACAGCAGCGGACAACCACACCGTAAACGGCTCTCCGGCGGGGTTGCGCGGCCATCACCGTGGCCGCCGGGGTGGTAGCGCTGCTCGCCTGGTTGTGCTCTGCTTCGTTCGCCGGTGTCATGAATGCTGGTCCAGGTCCCCATACGTCGCTCCGGTGACGAATTCTTTCCGCCATGAAGATGCACGTACATACAGCTCACATATGACAAGACACAAGCACATGGCGTAAAGCACCTTGATTGATTCTCAGGCCAGGCACGCATGTTCCACCTAGCTGCTGGATTGATTCGCCGGTAACAGCAGAGCACAACGCACATGCTAGGGAGGCGCGACGACGACGCACAAGCTGGAGCATATGGACAACGACGGTAATTGTGAAGCTGCCGATGGACACAATGGCAGCTGGCCGCAGTCCTCGTCCACCATGGAGGCGCTGGGCTAGGTGGAGCATCGCAACCTGCTCCTGGGTGCCTGACCGAGATCGGCAATGGCGGCTTTTGGCTTTGTCAAGCTGCTGTCAAGGCCGTCGGAGTGTACCATGATCAGCGCGTCGGACTTCATTGATCTCCTGATGCATACAGAAAAGTCATTTATATAAAAACGTCTATTAGTCGTTTTGTATAAACTGGGTTTTGGGGCTTTTGGAATACTCAGTTTAGTGTATCCACGAGTTCGTTAGATAATCCAAACAATTTTCTGGTTGTTACACCAGAAATCAGGTTTAAGAAAAACTACTTCTCTATAATCTAGGTATCCAAGCAACCCCTTAATGGAGGTATAAAATAGAACATTGAACATTTTGTCATCCTTCATGGATATGAACTTGAGCATCTTTCGTGTATGTATATGTTCATAGCCTCTATATTTTGAACATGAAATACCTGTTGTTTGAGGTGCACATAATTTGAATGTGTTGTGTTTTCTGTCTTATGGCATAATATTCGCCTTATCCAATATAAGAGGAAGCCAAACCTGCAAGTCTGAGCAGGTTGTAAATTAGAAAATAATAGTGGTTATTCATATTTGGGGAGGTGGAGGCGGGGAGAGGATTATCTCTACTGCTTAAAAAGAATGTGAGGTTCCATGTTTCACTTTTCTTCTCACCACCCCTTCGTGTAACCTTCTttatatgataatcaatcaccttaatttacttacttTTTGAACGAattcactttaatttacttaccaaacttctcaGCAAAATATAAGGTAAATCACGGGCAGgatttgataaacatttatttacacaatcgcattTATTGGCAGGTTGATCACAAGCTAAcatactagaatatttatatcaCGTTGCGACGCACGGGCATTGTCCTAGTATATTACTATAAGTCTATCAGGGTCCAGTTTGTGTTCAAATAGGTTAAAGAGTCCTATTCTTTCAGTTTGATTCTCACTTGTAAGGCAGCCCCtttatggccctgtttggttcagcttttatcgacggattccgcttccgcgcagcagaatctgaaccaaagggcgaacccagcaGAATACGATTtcagaaatccgctgccaaaatctgaaccaaaagcggaagcagcccaggacgtgctttccaaaatctgattccgctgcgggcCAAAATCCGAAAAAGCTGTATCAGttggtttgccaaatgacctacatctttttcacatcagattttccacagCTGTTTTTCCACAGCAGATTCTTCACAGCTacttttagaaatccacagccgaaccaaacagggcctatgtaATGAGGGAGGGACCCGTGATATGAGACCAGCAAAGAATTAGAATGAAATTATCCTTTTACTTGCTCAACTCTCTCTCCTGAGCGTAGGGCTCTCTAGTCTCTAGCCCTAACCGCAGAATCTCCCTTGGGCGCCCAATCACTGAATCTTCAACCCTAGCCTAAACCTTGTTCTGAAAGTTTCAGTTCTGACATCTTTATGCCATGTCTCATTGACCACCAAGTATATGTGTCTTAGCTGTGCTATGATTCTTTTTTATGCGTTAGGTGCCTAGTTATGACCTTGCTTGTGTTTGCACTTATGCAGGATTCATTCACACGTTGCTTTAAGTCAAATTCTCCGGAGCCATGGAACTGGAACATCTATTTGTTCCCATTATGGTGCTTGGGAGCAGTCATAAGATATGGACTACTGTTTCCGCTAAGGTACTTATGTCCTATGACCTGAATTTTATACTGAGCTTTTGGGATATTGCTTATTCTCATATGTAATATTTGTACTTCTTTTTCCTCTTTTGATTTGATATCAGCACTTCTGTTATTCTGCCTTCTTGATTTATTGTGAAAATATATTTGGTTTGGTTCTAGGATAATGCAGTAGAATAATAATAGGTTTACATGCTATAGCTCTTTCAAATGATGTTTCAatctttgcccttttctttttgagTGCTGTGTGTCGTACAACCTGCACTAAACCAGGCTTTGCAGTTTGCACATTTTGTGCCCTTCTGCAAGTATTATTTAGCCTATCATAACCATTGTTTTTAAGGTGGTAAGGCGAGGCAAGGCGCTGGGGGGGCGCCTCACTGCCTAAGCGCTAAAGCGTAAGGTGAGGCGACGCCTTAGACACATACATATATAATATATGGCAGACAATTAGGAGATTCAACAACTAGCATTAACATAATTGAGTGTACATAAATGGCAGCCAATTTGGAGATTTAACAACTAGCATTGATATAATAAGCTGTTACCAAAGAATAGGCATCATCTTGTGTATATGACAGAACGGTGCCTTTGAACTTAAGATGCATCCTCCTCATCAATATATCGCTCCATAGCTTTAAACTTTCCAGTGTTCAAGGAATTGCGTATCTCTATCCTAATCTCTATGGATGCCTCAGGGCACTTATCCGCATCACTGAAACCCCCAGAAAGGTGCTGCTTCAGCCTTTTAACTCCAGCATGGACTATCTTGCCACACAATGTATTAAATCTTTCCTCTCTAAATCTGGCCAGAACCCATACTTCCAAGCTGGGTCATTGGATAGATCATAAGCATTACCAGCCAAAGGATCCATCAGAGCAGGGACACCTGgccagaaaaaaagagagaagagtcAAATAACTAGAGCAACTAGATTAAGCATGGGGAAGGAGAGAAGCGGTGGTGGGGCTGCTGCCTTGTGGATGGAGAAGCAGATTTGGGAGGAAACAGATGCAGAGGAgaaagagcagagcagagcaggaaAGCATGGCAAGCTTTGGTGCTGGATGGAAGAAAGAGCAGAGGAGAGGAAGGGGGAGGAGAGAGGGCGGGAGCCATACCTTGCTGTGGTGTTGATCTTGTGGAAGAGGTTTCACTGGAGGAGGATTGGGAGGAGCTGCAGCTGGACAGGGGTGGGGAGTTGTGGCCAGGGAGGAGGAAGCCGTCGCCAGAGGAGAGACCCTCTCGCTCTATAGCTCTCGCTGGAATCCTGGAGATTTGCACGCTCTGGTTTGATTCTCTCTGTATCTTTCCCCTCCTCATAACTGTTTTGCTCGTGAGCCAATGTTCCCGCGCAGCTCAGTTTTTCCTGCCTGGAATCTCTGTTCCCTGCCTGTCAGACCAGAGCGTCTGATTTGGTCCAAGGCATGTGAGGCGGCCCTAAAGCGGACGACTCAGACGCCATACAGGCCAAGGCGGATGCCTTACTCAATAGTCTAAGGCGAGGACGACGTCTTGCCATCAGGGAGCGCACCCTGACGCCAAAGCGTCGCCTAGGCGACGCCTTAGGGACGTCTTGAAAACAATGATCATAACCCCATTGGTGTAAAATTGTTACGTGTGCAATTACATTTGTTCCTTTGATGCCTAGAATGTTTTTCATGTTCCCTTTGAGGCTGTAAGTTTTCTTCTCCAAAACTTGTAAAATAATTCAATACAAGTAATGTACTGGAAAATAATTGAATTTTATGTAAATTTTTGAAGAGAAACATTTGTCTTCTCTGTACTTTTCTTTGTATGCTAGTGTTTACTACTACTAATTAATTCATCCAGTGTATCTTCTGCTTTCATTGATTTCTTCGTAAATATCTAATCTAGTCATCTGATAAGTTAATTGTGTATCAGGTTCTTAACACTTATACTAGGATGGATGGCCTTCTTTACTGCCTTTTTTCCTGTGCGTTTCCTAATGAACGGGAAAAATAGGCTAAAAAGTAAAATAGAGGTGAGCTATTTTATTTTCATGAATCAGTTTATCTCTTATTGTGGATATGTCCATATTCAGTGTATATGACCTCATGAGCTAAAAAGCACGGACACGAGGACAGAAAGACGGGGATACGCATACGGGGATACGGGATACGGCATTTTTCAGAAACAGCCATTCGGGGATACTGCAAgtatatataaaataaaataaaaatatgccATGTAATAGAGTTAAGACAGAAAATTAATGAGAAGGAAATCAAAATAGAGAATCCTGCTCCATTTGGTGTCTCTTTTTATCAAGTCCTTGATTGATCCTCGTCCTCCCATGCCATGCAACCTAACATCAAGCAGTACAAGGAGCAAGTATTCATCAATCATCATTCAAGTTCAACAGCAGCACAAGCATTCAACTAGCAACTAGCAAACATGACATGGGTAGCAACAGGCAACAGCAAGtcagcagcagcggcagcaggcCGGCAGCACAAGCATTCAAATAGCAGCATGATTACTACAATCATTCAAAGAGCAGCAAGCACACCATCCATTAGTTCAATGGAAGGAATCCGAATAAAAGAAATGAAGAAGTTGAGGAGAGGCTACTGGGTTTGGAGATTGGGGAGGGTTACCTGCCGTTGTGAGGAGAGGCTGCTGCCTGCTGGTGCTGTGGGGTAGCAGTTGCCGGTCGAGTGCAGGtgtcgccgccggcggcggcgttgAGTCCAGGCGGCGGTGGCTTCGATCCAGGAGAGGCTGCGACCTGGGAGCACATCGCTTTTGTGTGGAAGAGATGCGTGCGACTCATGTAAAACATAGGGTTTCGTTTTGGGCCTGGTATTGGGCCAGGCCGTATCCCAACCGTGTCACGGACGTATCCCACCGTATCccctcatttttttctttctttttaatcGAAAATCAGGGGATACTGGGGGACACGCGTATCCTGCCGTATCCCGCCGTATCAGAACGGCAGATCGGCAATTCCTGCCGTGTCCATGCTTTCTAGCTCATGAGCGGTCTGGCGTGGAGCTTTAACTGTACTCTTGGTTTCAATGTCAATTATATGTCTGTGTGTGTGCATTCATGTCCGTGGTTCTTTGGGTTTGTGGTTGGGTGAATGCGGTAAATCTGTGCACCTTTCTGTGTTGCTTCAAATTTCAATGGAAGAATGAATTAATAACAAACTATGGCAAGTTTGTTTCCGCTTTTTCCGGTGCTGAATCGTGGGGATCAAGATCTTTCCCTTTTCCCAGTGAATACCAATACATAACGATAATTGGCACTCCATCAGTTAATCCCTTTTTGACATCTTTTAGGGGTTTAGCCCCTACAAGCAATCCAGTTATATCGTATGTTGTACTGTAAGTTAGTTTATTGTGATTGTATCTTTGAATCCTAGTAAGTTTATTTGTTAGATAACCCTTAAAGCTTATTGAGTTAACTAGGCTTATGCACTCACATGTACTTGTACACATAAACTGTTGCTATTGCATTTAGACTCTGGAGTCATATAAACTGAGATATAGGTCAGCTGTTTGGTCCTGCCTGACACCATTACTTCTTTTGGTCTTGCACCTTCATGTTTGTTTTGCCAACTTTGTTCACATTAGTGTAGACTCTGGAGTCATATAAACTGAGATATAGGTCAGCTGTTTGGTCCTGCCTGACACCATTACTTCTTTTGGTCTTGCACCTTCATGTTTGTTTTGCCAACTTTGTTCACATTAGTGTGGTTTTTCTTTAAAACTTCTTGGGTTCCGAGTTCATTAATTTGTTTCGAGCTTTGTGCAGAGAAAGCTGGTTGAAATGATGTGCAGTGTTTTTGTTGCTTCTTGGACTGGAGTGATCAAGTACCATGGACCACGCCCAAGCTCACGCCCTTATCAGGTTAACTTTGTTTGCTTTGTTTACTAATATCTGAGGTACATGTGTGGTTGTGAACACAAGAGAAGTGTGACCACCTTCACTTTTGAGGTGTATAAACATAACAGCTGTTAAATTAAAGGCTTGTTCCCATGAAATACCACACGGAAAGGTAGCACAAGCCACAAGATATTTTTCTATCGCATACTTCTAAATTTTAATTGTGGAACATGTGTGTGCTCTGTGCCATGAATACATAATTTTTTTGTTTAAAATCCTATCTACAGGTCCACGTTGTTCTTATAAATAACATTCATTTCTTTATCACTATAAACTTCTCAGTATAATTAATACCCTTGTATTAATCTTCTAATTATTACAACAGGTATTTGTTGCAAACCATACATCGATGATAGATTTTATTATTCTGGAGCAGATGACAGCATTTGCTGTCATCATGCAAAAGCATCCTGGATGGGTTGGTCAGTTTCCTATTCTTCAGAAACTTCTCTTCTAGTTTTTGTTTAGTTCTCAATGCTAGAATTTTGATTTATTTATTATTTCCCCTCTCAGGATTTATTCAGAAGACTATTCTGGAAAGTGTGGGTTGCATCTGGTTTAACCGTAATGATCTCAAGGATCGTGAAGTAGTTGGAAGAAAGTAAGTTTTTTCCTTTGCAACTCTTTTCTGTTTGAAGATCTGTTTATTCAATGATTTTTTTTTCTTACCAGGTTACGTGATCATGTTCAGCATCCAGACAACAATCCTCTCTTGATTTTCCCAGAAGGAACTTGTGTTAATAATCAGTACACTGTGATGTTCAAGAAGGTAAAGTTGTACACCTGAAATCTCTTTGAATATTCTACGACAGTACAAAGTTTATGCAAGAGAGAATTCATAATTCCATTCTTTGCAGGGACTTAAGTGATCATATGTATGGTATCAGTATAGCATCTTGTTTATCTGTCTCGGAGTTCTCTGCATGCAAATCATTAAGACTTGTAAATGAGTTTGGAGAAAAGAAAACGAAAGAAAAATACTTTTCTTTTCACTCAGTACACAAGCTGATTAAAACAAACACTGGAAACCAGTCATCTTATTGCGTGGCATGTGCTTTGTCATTTTTGCTTGTTGAGCGTGATCACACAACTATGCATTGATTAAATTATTTCTTTGCTTATATTTTCAGGGTGCTTTTGAGCTTGGCTGTGCTGTATGTCCAATAGCTATCAAATATAATAAAATATTTGTTGACGCCTTCTGGAATAGTAAGAAGTATGGAATACAAACAAATATATGCATTTACTTTGTTCACACCTATATACCTTCCTTTTTTCACATATTACCTCGCTTGAAATGTTTACCAGGCAATCTTTTACAATGCATTTGGTTCGTCTTATGACATCATGGGCTGTTGTTTGTGATGTTTGGTTCTTGGAACCTCAGTATCTCAGGGAAGGGGAGACAGCGATAGAATTTACTGAAAGGTAACACAAAAGTTTTGATAATGCTTTTTTCTAAGAAAATACCAAGGGTCAGAGTAATCTTTTATACCTGATGCAATGCTTTGTACAGAGTGAGGGATATGATAGCTGCTCGGGCTGGTCTTAAGAAGGTTCCATGGGATGGCTATCTGAAACATAACCGCCCTAGCCCCAAACATACCGAGGAAAAGTGCgtaaaatctctctctctccccctctccctcttgctcccttcgtttctaaatacaagtctttttagagatttcattgTGGATTAGATACGGATGCATATAGA is a window of Triticum dicoccoides isolate Atlit2015 ecotype Zavitan chromosome 2B, WEW_v2.0, whole genome shotgun sequence DNA encoding:
- the LOC119363438 gene encoding glycerol-3-phosphate acyltransferase 9-like, giving the protein MASSLDAPNLDDYLTADSLPQEPPRSLTLRDLLDISPVLTEAAGAIVDDSFTRCFKSNSPEPWNWNIYLFPLWCLGAVIRYGLLFPLRFLTLILGWMAFFTAFFPVRFLMNGKNRLKSKIERKLVEMMCSVFVASWTGVIKYHGPRPSSRPYQVFVANHTSMIDFIILEQMTAFAVIMQKHPGWVGFIQKTILESVGCIWFNRNDLKDREVVGRKLRDHVQHPDNNPLLIFPEGTCVNNQYTVMFKKGAFELGCAVCPIAIKYNKIFVDAFWNSKKQSFTMHLVRLMTSWAVVCDVWFLEPQYLREGETAIEFTERVRDMIAARAGLKKVPWDGYLKHNRPSPKHTEEKQRMFAESVLRRLEEN